From one Pseudoalteromonas ulvae UL12 genomic stretch:
- the glyA gene encoding serine hydroxymethyltransferase encodes MLERSMNIADFDPELFEAINKETARQEEHIELIASENYCSPRVLEAQGSQLTNKYAEGYPGKRYYGGCEHVDVVEQLAIDRANELFGTDYANVQPHAGSQANAAVFQALLQPHDTVLGMSLAHGGHLTHGSHVNFSGKTYNAIQYGLNEETGEIDYAQVEALALEHKPKMIIAGFSAYSGIVDWAKFREIADKVDAYLFVDMAHVAGLIAAGVYPSPVPHAHVVSTTTHKTLAGPRGGLIISACGDQEIYKKLNSAVFPGGQGGPLCHIIAAKAVAFKEALQPEFKTYQAQVVKNAQAMVEVLQERGYKVVSGKTDNHLFLLDLIDKDITGKDADAALGNANITVNKNSVPNDPRSPFVTSGLRIGSPAITRRGFKEAESKELAGWICDVLDNIEDASVQAQVKEKVQAICKKLPVYA; translated from the coding sequence ATGTTAGAACGCAGCATGAACATCGCAGATTTTGATCCAGAGTTATTTGAAGCTATTAATAAAGAAACTGCTCGCCAAGAAGAGCATATTGAACTGATCGCTTCAGAAAACTACTGTAGCCCACGCGTTTTAGAGGCTCAAGGCTCTCAACTTACTAACAAATATGCAGAAGGTTACCCTGGTAAGCGTTACTATGGTGGTTGTGAGCATGTTGACGTTGTTGAGCAGTTAGCGATTGATCGCGCAAATGAGTTATTTGGTACTGATTACGCAAACGTTCAGCCGCATGCTGGTTCTCAAGCAAATGCTGCAGTATTCCAAGCATTGTTACAGCCACACGATACCGTATTGGGTATGAGCTTAGCCCATGGCGGTCACTTAACTCATGGTTCTCATGTTAACTTTTCAGGTAAAACATACAATGCGATTCAGTATGGTTTAAATGAAGAAACAGGCGAAATCGATTACGCACAAGTTGAAGCGTTAGCGCTTGAGCACAAACCAAAAATGATTATTGCTGGTTTTTCTGCGTATTCAGGGATCGTTGATTGGGCTAAATTCCGCGAAATCGCTGATAAAGTCGATGCATATTTGTTTGTTGATATGGCTCACGTTGCAGGTCTGATTGCTGCGGGTGTATACCCAAGCCCAGTGCCACACGCACATGTTGTTTCAACAACAACTCATAAAACGTTAGCCGGCCCTCGTGGTGGTTTGATTATCTCTGCGTGTGGTGATCAAGAGATTTATAAAAAATTAAATAGTGCAGTGTTCCCTGGTGGCCAAGGTGGTCCTTTATGTCACATTATTGCAGCTAAAGCCGTCGCATTTAAAGAAGCGTTACAACCAGAGTTTAAAACGTATCAAGCTCAAGTTGTTAAAAATGCACAAGCTATGGTTGAAGTGTTGCAAGAGCGTGGTTACAAAGTGGTATCAGGCAAAACAGATAACCACCTATTTTTGCTTGATTTGATCGATAAAGACATCACAGGTAAAGATGCAGATGCAGCGTTAGGTAATGCAAACATTACTGTTAACAAAAATTCAGTGCCAAATGATCCACGTTCGCCATTTGTAACATCTGGTTTGCGTATTGGTTCACCTGCTATTACTCGTCGTGGTTTTAAAGAAGCAGAATCAAAAGAGCTAGCTGGCTGGATTTGTGATGTTCTTGACAACATTGAAGATGCGTCAGTTCAGGCACAAGTGAAAGAAAAAGTACAAGCAATTTGTAAGAAGTTACCTGTTTACGCATAA
- the ribD gene encoding bifunctional diaminohydroxyphosphoribosylaminopyrimidine deaminase/5-amino-6-(5-phosphoribosylamino)uracil reductase RibD, which yields MNNVSQFTAQDHHYMTLAINLAANGMYTTTPNPNVGCVLVNNGEIVGQGYHKKAGEGHAEVNALAEAQDKAQGAVAYVTLEPCSHTGRTGPCAVALVEAGVSKVIAAMVDPNPAVSGKGLAILNQAGIETAFGLMQTQAEALNRGFLKRMRTGMPFIQCKLAASLDGKTALKNGASKWITGPQARAQVQDYRAKSCAILTGADTILVDNAKMNVRYAELLEPPFPAEQLRQPIRVVVDSKHRLTPDLAFFQINSPIIILTTELENNHHWPHYVQHLVVKELNGFVDLTDACQQLGKLGVNQLWLEAGHTLAGKFAELALVDEFIFYLAPKLIGASGQSLLQLPVLESMDQVYDLAIDEVSLIDSDLKIIASPKRV from the coding sequence GTGAATAACGTGAGCCAATTCACAGCCCAAGATCATCATTATATGACGCTGGCGATTAATCTTGCCGCCAATGGAATGTACACCACAACACCAAACCCCAATGTTGGCTGCGTGTTAGTCAACAATGGTGAAATTGTCGGCCAGGGGTACCATAAAAAAGCAGGCGAAGGCCATGCCGAAGTCAATGCCCTTGCCGAAGCACAAGATAAAGCTCAAGGGGCGGTTGCGTATGTGACTTTAGAGCCTTGCTCCCATACGGGGCGCACAGGTCCGTGCGCTGTTGCATTAGTCGAGGCGGGTGTGTCCAAAGTCATTGCAGCGATGGTCGACCCTAACCCTGCAGTCAGCGGTAAAGGGCTCGCTATTTTAAATCAAGCGGGCATAGAAACGGCGTTTGGTTTGATGCAAACGCAAGCAGAAGCGCTGAACCGTGGTTTTTTAAAACGAATGCGTACAGGCATGCCTTTTATTCAGTGCAAATTAGCCGCTAGTTTAGATGGTAAAACGGCATTAAAAAATGGTGCCAGCAAGTGGATTACCGGACCGCAAGCTCGGGCGCAGGTGCAAGACTATCGAGCAAAAAGTTGTGCGATTCTAACCGGTGCCGACACGATACTCGTTGATAATGCAAAGATGAATGTGCGCTATGCTGAGTTGCTCGAACCGCCTTTCCCTGCTGAGCAGTTACGACAACCAATCCGCGTTGTGGTTGACTCAAAACACCGCTTAACGCCTGATTTGGCTTTTTTTCAAATCAACAGTCCAATTATCATTCTGACCACAGAGCTTGAAAATAACCATCATTGGCCGCATTACGTTCAGCATCTGGTTGTCAAAGAGTTAAATGGATTTGTTGACTTGACGGATGCGTGTCAGCAACTTGGGAAATTAGGGGTGAATCAGCTTTGGTTAGAAGCAGGCCATACTTTGGCTGGTAAATTTGCCGAATTAGCCTTGGTTGATGAGTTTATTTTTTATCTTGCACCAAAATTAATAGGTGCCAGTGGACAAAGCCTTTTACAGCTTCCCGTGTTAGAATCTATGGATCAGGTTTATGATTTGGCCATTGATGAAGTGAGCCTTATAGACTCAGATCTTAAAATTATTGCGTCTCCAAAAAGAGTATGA
- the nrdR gene encoding transcriptional regulator NrdR, with the protein MYCPFCSAKDTKVIDSRLVGGGHQVRRRRECIDCHERFTTFEGAELVMPRVIKQDGSREPFNEDKLLNGLHRALEKRPVSTEQVEEVVHQIKSQLRATGEREISSHIVGECIMEALKKLDKVAYVRFASVYRSFEDIKEFGEEIARLGE; encoded by the coding sequence ATGTATTGTCCATTTTGTTCTGCAAAAGATACGAAAGTCATCGACTCGCGATTGGTGGGTGGTGGCCATCAGGTGCGTCGACGTCGTGAGTGCATTGATTGTCATGAGCGATTTACTACATTTGAAGGGGCTGAATTGGTGATGCCTCGTGTTATTAAGCAAGATGGCAGCCGCGAACCTTTTAACGAAGATAAGTTGCTTAATGGCTTACATCGCGCCCTTGAAAAACGCCCTGTTAGTACAGAGCAAGTTGAAGAAGTCGTTCATCAAATTAAATCTCAACTTAGGGCAACGGGTGAGCGAGAAATATCCAGCCACATTGTCGGTGAATGTATTATGGAAGCACTGAAAAAGCTCGATAAAGTAGCGTATGTCCGATTTGCATCTGTTTATCGTTCCTTCGAAGATATTAAAGAATTTGGCGAAGAAATCGCCCGCTTAGGTGAATAA
- a CDS encoding riboflavin synthase, producing MFTGIIEAVGQLTTLQKVGGDLSVTVTSTELDLSDVKLGDSIATNGVCLTVVKLKSDGFVADVSHETLSLTGFAEYKVGQKVNLEKALTPTSRLGGHLVSGHIDGIATVVAIEQNARATDYWLSAPHGLLKYIPYKGSVCIDGISLTVNGIEQDRFKLTIVPHTAQQTTIVDFRVGSQVNLEVDQLARYMERLLSSGANEQTQTSNVSMDLLAQAGFIKS from the coding sequence ATGTTTACAGGAATTATTGAGGCCGTAGGCCAGTTAACCACTTTACAAAAAGTGGGAGGTGATCTCAGTGTGACTGTGACCAGTACTGAGCTTGATTTAAGCGACGTTAAACTCGGTGATAGCATCGCCACAAATGGGGTGTGCTTAACAGTCGTAAAACTTAAAAGTGATGGTTTTGTTGCTGATGTTTCTCATGAGACTTTAAGTTTAACTGGGTTTGCTGAGTACAAAGTAGGTCAGAAAGTGAATTTAGAAAAAGCCCTGACTCCTACATCTCGTTTAGGAGGACATTTAGTATCGGGGCACATTGATGGCATTGCAACGGTTGTCGCGATTGAACAAAATGCCCGTGCCACCGATTATTGGCTAAGTGCCCCTCATGGATTATTAAAATACATTCCGTACAAAGGTTCGGTGTGTATTGATGGGATTAGTTTAACAGTCAATGGGATTGAACAAGATCGCTTTAAGCTAACGATTGTGCCACATACAGCGCAACAAACGACTATTGTTGACTTTAGAGTTGGCAGTCAGGTGAATTTAGAAGTGGATCAACTTGCTCGTTATATGGAACGCCTGCTCAGTTCGGGTGCGAATGAGCAAACACAAACCAGTAATGTCTCAATGGACTTATTAGCTCAAGCGGGTTTTATAAAGTCTTAA
- a CDS encoding patatin-like phospholipase family protein, with translation MFRIISVISFLLIFSIELAAQERLKVGLVLGGGGAKGSAHVGVLKELEQLNIPIDYIAGTSIGAYVGGMYALGYSPAQIEQVMLDSNWDEGYSDTIPRNSLNVRNKQHRDTYNLPLRLGIEEQQLKIPKGLLAGQNVNRLLRSSTNLVRSFDSFDDLAIPFRAIATDLVTSHAVIISSGSIIDAMQASAAVPGVVQPIELEGKTLVDGGIANNLPIDVVKAMGADVVIAVDIGSSLAQKEHIQNSVDVLMQLSTILTRASTEHQLLKMTPEDILIRPDVGALSTTDWAVLPLALERGQQAAIEKKSQLSQLSMEEAQYLTLKQQAFERSEVWFASMNRPLVAIELNNQSSVHNDLILREFAIKQSALVTERDVQDAIDRVYGLDAFETVDATFKETPTGRILLLNTQAKSWGPNFLDVGASYQDDFQSDSVLSLDIAYTKSGLNQLGAQWRNQLSLGYEKALKSEFYQPLNSTEDFYGIASIGYLKEERRLKNSESIYVDLQKTSLLGQVAAGYYFNNDWVVEVGFAAESGELRNQDWAKQVSDYNQQGYYLSLNFDDLNSINFPTDGNKFAFTVHQRQEEYDDYFAPIEDADSLQLTVDWRGAMTLNNHALVGAASFSTIDKRGEFTANVTELGGFLNLSGYGKNTLIGAHKAFAAVIYQYDVGRDILNLSNYPLYSGLSVEAGNVWSLAEQIDLDDLLLSGSVYLGTDTGAGPIALGVGFAKGGETSVFISLGKNWW, from the coding sequence ATGTTCCGAATTATAAGTGTCATTAGTTTTTTACTCATTTTTTCAATTGAGCTAGCTGCTCAAGAGCGATTAAAAGTCGGTTTAGTGCTTGGCGGCGGAGGGGCAAAAGGCAGTGCCCATGTCGGTGTATTAAAAGAGCTAGAGCAGTTAAATATCCCGATTGATTACATAGCAGGAACCAGTATTGGGGCGTATGTTGGTGGTATGTATGCGTTAGGTTATAGCCCTGCTCAAATTGAGCAAGTGATGCTTGATTCAAATTGGGATGAAGGGTATTCAGATACGATTCCGCGTAACTCACTTAATGTTCGTAACAAACAACATCGTGATACCTATAACTTACCGCTGCGATTAGGCATTGAAGAGCAGCAATTAAAAATACCCAAAGGGTTACTTGCTGGGCAAAATGTTAATCGATTACTGAGAAGCTCAACTAATTTAGTCCGCTCATTTGATAGTTTCGATGATTTAGCCATTCCATTTCGAGCCATTGCTACTGATTTAGTCACCAGTCACGCAGTGATTATTTCATCAGGCAGTATTATTGATGCTATGCAGGCATCGGCCGCAGTACCGGGGGTTGTCCAACCCATCGAATTAGAGGGGAAAACGCTGGTGGATGGCGGGATTGCCAATAATTTACCTATCGATGTCGTTAAGGCGATGGGTGCCGATGTGGTAATTGCTGTCGATATTGGATCTTCACTGGCTCAAAAAGAGCATATTCAAAATTCTGTGGATGTGCTGATGCAGCTCTCCACGATTTTAACCCGCGCTTCTACAGAGCATCAGCTGCTAAAAATGACTCCTGAAGATATTTTAATTCGACCCGATGTGGGAGCATTGAGCACAACTGACTGGGCGGTTTTACCGCTAGCCCTTGAACGTGGTCAGCAAGCGGCTATAGAAAAAAAGTCACAGTTAAGTCAGTTAAGTATGGAGGAAGCACAATACCTTACCTTGAAACAGCAAGCTTTTGAGCGCAGCGAAGTGTGGTTTGCATCTATGAATCGTCCGTTGGTGGCGATTGAACTAAACAATCAATCGTCTGTGCATAATGATCTTATTTTGCGGGAATTTGCCATCAAACAAAGTGCATTAGTGACAGAGCGTGATGTCCAAGACGCCATTGATCGTGTGTATGGTTTAGATGCGTTTGAAACGGTTGATGCCACGTTTAAAGAAACGCCGACAGGGCGTATACTGTTGCTTAATACCCAAGCTAAGTCGTGGGGTCCAAACTTTCTTGATGTGGGCGCAAGTTACCAAGATGATTTTCAAAGTGACTCCGTACTCTCGTTAGATATTGCTTACACAAAAAGTGGCCTTAACCAGTTAGGTGCTCAGTGGCGAAATCAGCTTTCACTAGGCTACGAAAAGGCACTTAAATCTGAGTTTTATCAGCCATTGAATAGCACTGAAGATTTTTATGGTATTGCTTCAATTGGATATTTAAAAGAAGAGCGGCGGTTGAAAAACTCAGAAAGTATTTATGTTGATTTACAAAAAACGTCCCTGTTGGGGCAGGTAGCGGCAGGGTACTATTTCAATAATGACTGGGTTGTTGAAGTTGGTTTTGCTGCTGAGTCAGGGGAACTACGTAACCAAGATTGGGCGAAGCAGGTGTCTGATTATAATCAGCAAGGGTATTACCTCTCGCTTAATTTCGATGATTTAAATAGCATTAATTTTCCAACTGATGGCAATAAATTTGCATTCACTGTGCACCAACGCCAAGAAGAATATGATGATTACTTTGCTCCTATCGAAGACGCCGATTCATTACAATTAACAGTTGATTGGCGAGGCGCTATGACCCTTAATAATCATGCACTGGTCGGCGCAGCGTCTTTTTCAACAATAGATAAAAGGGGCGAGTTTACAGCCAATGTGACTGAGTTAGGTGGTTTTTTAAATTTGTCAGGCTACGGTAAAAATACGCTGATTGGTGCGCATAAAGCCTTTGCTGCTGTCATTTATCAATATGATGTAGGGCGCGATATATTGAATCTCAGCAATTACCCCTTGTATTCGGGATTAAGTGTTGAGGCTGGCAATGTCTGGTCGCTTGCTGAGCAAATTGATTTAGATGACTTGTTGCTGTCCGGGAGTGTTTACTTAGGAACAGATACCGGCGCAGGGCCAATTGCGTTGGGTGTTGGGTTTGCAAAGGGGGGTGAAACAAGTGTGTTTATTTCACTTGGAAAAAATTGGTGGTGA
- the ribBA gene encoding bifunctional 3,4-dihydroxy-2-butanone-4-phosphate synthase/GTP cyclohydrolase II — protein MKLNSAAEIIDDIRAGKMVILMDDEDRENEGDLIMAAEHISAEAINFMATYGRGLICLTLTQERCQQLDLPLMVRNNGAQFSTNFTMSIEAAKGVTTGISAADRARTVQAAVAKGAVPADIVQPGHIFPIMAQPGGVLTRAGHTEAGCDLARLAGCEPSSVIVEILNPDGTMARRPDLEIVAKEHGIKIGTIADLIEYRNLNEATIERVATCKLPTEHGDFDLVTYKDTIDGQLHYALVKGSVNSDEATLVRVHLQSTFNDILLSDRVADRSWTLSHAMQRVAQENGVVVILGKQETSEELESIVKAFEAQDKGESTQLRKFQGTSRTVGVGSQILADLGIHKMRLMSLPKKYHAISGFGLEVVEYVEP, from the coding sequence ATGAAACTCAACAGCGCAGCAGAAATTATTGATGATATCCGTGCCGGTAAAATGGTTATCTTGATGGATGATGAAGATCGAGAAAATGAAGGCGATTTAATTATGGCTGCCGAGCACATCAGTGCCGAAGCAATCAATTTTATGGCGACATATGGACGTGGATTAATTTGTTTGACGTTGACACAAGAACGTTGTCAGCAGCTTGATTTACCTTTAATGGTACGTAACAACGGTGCACAGTTCTCGACTAACTTCACCATGTCTATTGAAGCTGCAAAAGGGGTCACAACCGGAATATCAGCTGCCGATCGTGCGCGAACTGTTCAAGCTGCTGTTGCCAAAGGTGCAGTCCCTGCAGATATCGTTCAGCCGGGTCATATTTTTCCAATTATGGCGCAGCCGGGGGGCGTTTTGACCCGTGCTGGGCACACTGAGGCGGGTTGTGATTTAGCGCGTTTAGCAGGTTGTGAACCATCGTCTGTGATTGTAGAGATTTTAAACCCTGATGGCACCATGGCACGACGCCCTGATTTAGAAATTGTCGCCAAAGAGCACGGTATTAAAATTGGTACTATCGCTGATTTAATTGAATACCGTAATTTGAATGAAGCGACCATTGAGCGAGTTGCAACCTGCAAACTCCCCACAGAGCATGGTGATTTTGATTTAGTTACTTATAAAGATACCATTGATGGTCAGCTTCATTATGCATTAGTTAAAGGCAGTGTGAATTCAGATGAAGCAACTTTAGTAAGGGTTCACTTACAAAGTACTTTTAACGATATTTTACTTTCTGATCGTGTTGCAGATCGCAGCTGGACACTCAGTCATGCAATGCAACGTGTTGCTCAAGAAAATGGCGTAGTGGTTATTTTAGGTAAGCAAGAAACGTCAGAAGAGCTTGAATCAATTGTGAAAGCATTTGAAGCACAAGATAAAGGCGAATCCACTCAGTTACGTAAATTCCAAGGGACATCACGCACTGTGGGTGTCGGTTCTCAGATTTTGGCGGATTTAGGTATTCATAAAATGCGTTTAATGAGTTTACCGAAAAAATACCATGCAATTTCAGGGTTTGGCTTAGAAGTGGTGGAATACGTCGAACCATAA
- the ribH gene encoding 6,7-dimethyl-8-ribityllumazine synthase, whose amino-acid sequence MKIIEGNMNATGKKFAIVISRFNSFIGSSLLEGAVDTLKRTGGVNDDDITVVYVPGAVELPLVAKRVAAKKEYDAIIALGVVIRGGTPHFDLVAGESNKGLAQVSLEYDIPVAFGVLTTESIEQAIERAGTKMGNKGGEAALGALEMVNVLDQI is encoded by the coding sequence ATGAAAATTATTGAAGGTAACATGAATGCAACTGGCAAAAAATTTGCCATTGTCATCTCTCGTTTTAATAGCTTTATTGGTAGTAGCTTACTAGAAGGCGCTGTAGATACGTTAAAACGTACTGGTGGTGTAAATGATGACGATATCACCGTTGTCTATGTACCCGGTGCAGTAGAATTACCCTTAGTTGCAAAGCGTGTTGCAGCTAAAAAAGAATATGATGCGATTATTGCGCTTGGCGTGGTAATTCGTGGTGGTACGCCGCACTTTGACCTTGTTGCTGGTGAATCAAACAAAGGGTTAGCTCAAGTATCACTTGAGTATGATATCCCAGTCGCTTTTGGTGTATTAACCACTGAAAGTATTGAACAAGCAATTGAACGAGCAGGCACCAAAATGGGTAACAAAGGCGGTGAAGCAGCCCTTGGTGCACTTGAAATGGTAAATGTTCTTGACCAAATTTAA
- the nusB gene encoding transcription antitermination factor NusB encodes MKPAARRKARILALQAIYSWQVSGNNISNIEQQMLLENDITKVDVEYFKDLACGVAVQHKVLDEILAPHLARPYEDIDFVEKAILRLSAYELKFREDVPYKVAINEGIELAKMFGAEDSHKFVNGVLDKAVKELRA; translated from the coding sequence GTGAAACCTGCAGCAAGGCGTAAAGCCCGTATTTTAGCACTTCAAGCTATTTATTCATGGCAAGTAAGTGGTAACAATATTTCAAATATTGAACAGCAGATGCTACTTGAAAATGACATCACTAAAGTCGATGTTGAGTATTTTAAAGATTTAGCATGTGGTGTCGCTGTACAGCATAAAGTGCTAGACGAAATTCTAGCTCCTCATTTAGCTCGTCCTTATGAAGATATCGATTTTGTGGAAAAAGCTATTTTGCGCTTATCAGCGTATGAGTTGAAATTCCGCGAAGATGTTCCTTATAAAGTTGCTATTAATGAGGGAATTGAGTTAGCTAAGATGTTTGGTGCTGAAGATAGCCATAAGTTTGTTAATGGTGTCTTAGATAAAGCAGTAAAAGAGCTTAGAGCTTAA